From Phragmites australis chromosome 5, lpPhrAust1.1, whole genome shotgun sequence, a single genomic window includes:
- the LOC133917885 gene encoding pistil-specific extensin-like protein: MSTNHRPHSGWRLDRLCSSGQGQIYRSGDPHSPADVVSQNAARLPPPGCAARRLVPRQRRPSLVAPSPGSAAHRPSPVPSLRSCVARRPSPVPSLRSYAACRPVPSLHRPLSTACVAYLPSPGCAGRRPVSRLHRPSPRLQAVSAVARAQPASPVAPSLVCVGRLPCPACVARRPIPSLRRPPSTACVACLPSPGCAAPPPVSCL; the protein is encoded by the coding sequence ATGTCCACAAACCACAGGCCGCACTCCGGCTGGCGGCTGGACCGGCTCTGCAGTTCCGGCCAGGGCCAGATCTACCGATCTGGCGATCCCCACTCCCCAGCCGATGTCGTAAGCCAGAACGCCGCCCGTCTCCCGCCCCCAGGCTGCGCTGCCCGTCGCCTCGTCCCCAGGCAGCGTCGCCCGTCGCTCGTCGCCCCATCCCCAGGAAGCGCTGCCCATCGGCCGTCGCCCGTCCCCAGCCTGCGCAGCTGCGTTGCCCGTCGGCCGTCGCCCGTCCCCAGCCTGCGCAGCTACGCCGCCTGTCGCCCCGTCCCCAGCCTGCACCGGCCGCTGTCCACAGCCTGTGTCGCCTATCTCCCGTCCCCAGGCTGCGCCGGCCGTCGCCCCGTCTCCAGGCTGCATCGGCCGTCGCCCCGTCTCCAGGCTGTGTCGGCCGTCGCCCGTGCCCAGCCTGCATCGCCCGTCGCCCCATCTCTAGTCTGCGTCGGCCGTCTTCCGTGCCCAGCCTGCGTCGCCCGTCGCCCCATCCCCAGCCTGCGCCGGCCGCCGTCCACAGCCTGCGTCGCCTGTCTCCCGTCCCCTggctgcgccgcgccgccgcccgtcTCCTGTCTCTAG
- the LOC133918995 gene encoding protein CURLY FLAG LEAF 1-like has product MTTAPNIEMIASSLRHCSLNGGGGGGGGRRQGGGGRRCGGEGGDDSEGVTVELNSDVALPYHWEQCLDIQTGQVYYINWEDGTRTTVDPRTSAFSPTRRSTSSASRRSARTRRDSTPSSGYTSVSSVGAVAADSGYDNEEGDGEDDDEEAESSSSTTSSSSSSTGSSRGSAVSSTLSSFSPTDESASGDNGSAIGAGHVLVAAGCRACFMYFMVPKRADVCPKCGSSGLLHLSRNDYA; this is encoded by the exons ATGACTACTGCGCCCAACATCGAGATGATCGCCTCCTCGTTGCGCCACTGCTCCCTcaacggcggcggtggtggcggaggcggGCGGCGCCAGGGCGGCGGAGGCAGGCgctgcggcggcgagggcggcgacGACAGCGAGGGCGTCACCGTCGAGCTCAACTCCGACGTCGCGCTGCCGTACCACTGGGAGCAGTGCCTCGACATCCAG ACGGGGCAAGTGTACTACATCAACTGGGAGGACGGCACCCGCACGACCGTCGACCCGCGCACGTCGGCCTTCTCGCCGACGCGGCGCTCTACGTCGTCGGCGTCGCGCCGCTCGGCGCGCACACGCCGCGACTCCACCCCCTCGTCGGGTTACACCTCCGTGTCGTCCGTGGGCGCCGTGGCCGCCGACAGCGGCTACGACAACGAGGAGGGGGAcggcgaggacgacgacgaggaggccgagagcagcagcagcaccacgaGCAGCAGCTCCAGTAGCACCGGCAGCAGCCGTGGCTCCGCCGTCTCGTCCACGCTCTCGTCCTTCTCGCCCACCGACGAGTCCGCCTCCGGCGACAACGGCAGCGCCATCGGCGCCGGGCACGTCCTCGTCGCAGCCGGGTGCCGCGCGTGCTTCATGTACTTTATGGTGCCCAAGCGCGCCGACGTGTGCCCCAAGTGCGGCAGCTccggcctcctccacctcagccGCAACGACTATGCCTGA